Genomic segment of Aphelocoma coerulescens isolate FSJ_1873_10779 chromosome 6, UR_Acoe_1.0, whole genome shotgun sequence:
ACAATATCTAGTGTCATATGGTGAGATCTATGTGAGCTGAACCTGCCTGCTAACAGGAGCTTATCAAACACTGTGTTTAACACCGAGTTTATCAAACACCATGTTTCTTAACATTTCTGCGCTTGGCCATCTCTACCTGCAGGACAGATCTCATACTGTTTTCTTGCCTCATGACAACAAATGCAAAAGACAAACAGCAGCATTTGTATAACTGATGTGAGAAAATGTTCATGTAAAAAGACTTAGCAGAACTATACAGTTTGAGTATTTCTGGATCAATAACactgaagttttaaaatataataagaATTTTGTTGTTGAGGAGGGAGTTTATGATTTACTGCATCATTTCTGCCTAAATCTGATGGTCACTTTGAAGATAAAACACCTTACTTAGTTTCATGTGTTTTCTTACCTTGGGGAGTCAATTCCACTGTCTCCTGTAATGCTGTGGTTTTCTGTCCCTTCTGAGTGTTTCTGTTCTGGGATCACAGGACATGTATTCTTAAAAAACATATCTTTCTTTCCTAGAGGGTTTCTCACTTCTTTAATCTGCGAGTCCAAGGCACAGAGTGCTTCTCCTTCTCCTACCTCATGGGTGAAGTTCTGCGAAGTGTCAGCATCAGAGTCAGCCTCGTCAGCGTGGCAGCAATCTGCCACAGCTGAGCCATTCCCACATTCAGTAAGGCCAGTTTCTTTATCCTTTCTGTGACCTTTCAGAAGAACCTGACtgcacaaccagctttcttctGTGGAGtctggttttggatgctctttTGAGCTGTCTGTTGATTCTGCAAAGCTAGCATGTCCCCTATATCCGTGCTCTCCAGAGTTGCATTCATTTACAGTTGTGTTGTGCTGGCCAGCACAAGTACTAACCTTACAGGCTTTTAAGGACACAGCTGCCCCTGGCTTTTGCACAGCTGTACTCCAGTCTCTTGTGTCTGAAAAGGCATGGCCAGGAGGCAGGTGACATGGTGCATGGCCTTCAGAATTCTCATCCAGATGTGACAAGTTACAGGTGTCACCATCACGTCCCTTTTGGTCCAGAAGACGGAAGTTATCAGTAAATCCTTCACTTTCCAGCTCCATTGATCCAGGATGGCTGGCACAGTCACAGTTAAATATAAGTTCACTCTTTTTATCAGTCTTTGGTCTGTATTTCACACCATTTTTTTTGGCCAGATTAACACTGGCTATGTAATTTGAAAGATGGACATTTTGAAATTCATTGGCTGTTCCATCTAACAACTCACATACAGTGTCAGCTTTGCGTCTGCAATGCTCATCTTTCAGATAGAATGGAAATTCCACATTTTCTTTGCACACACCACTATCTTCAATGTAGGAGCAAggggactttttttttactgttcttttatagacattttcttcagaaatattACTCTCCAGAAAGTATTTACTTTTATTATCTATTTGCAGATTACTGACTTGTAGATAACTACCATTTTCACTTAAATTGTCTTTCTTTAGTTGAAGGTGAGACCTATTAGCATGGAGTAGGTTGTTTTGCTTAGCTTTGTCAGCCTCAGTTTCTACAGCCAGCTGTTCAGTTTCACAGCTGAAGGGTCTTGAGGAGGCCAAAGACTGTGGCCTTTGGAAAGCCCTTCCTTGCTTTTGAGTCTGGCACTTCAGCTGACTGTTAAAAACACCTTGGTACCCTCTTGAATGAAAGCTGTGAGGTATCCATGGCAGATCCTGAAAAGGATTCTTAATCTGCTTCTTATATATCAAATGGGATTCCACTGCTACATCAGGTGGCTCTTGGTTTTTGATGGGCAGTGAAATGTTCTCTTCCAGTTTCACATTTTGAGATGTTGGCTTCTGTATGTGAGATTTCCCGCTGCTCCTGCtaatctgcttttctttctttgatttGGTTTTCCTGGTGTGTTTTGCTATTTTACTTGATGTCTTTTGAATACAATCCTTTGAAAGATGATGGTTTTGCCTGACTATTGACACTTCAGCTGAGGTACCACTACtgatatattttttctctttactgATATATTTTTTCTGCTCCTCAAACTTCTGCATTAATATTGTGTGTTTAATCAAATTATCAACTGTAAGAGTAGGGTTAATACACCTGATGATTTCATGTTCAATATCACGTGGAATATTGTCTAAGTCATCTTCATCCCTGACTGGCCACTCCTGAGGAGGAAACTGGGCTGAAAAAGTGGAGTACTCcttcttgtgtttttcttttttagaacCACTTCTCCAGAAAATACCAATGCCAAACcttttgcttttcagttttgctttcacaGATGCCAGAGATTTGATGGTGTCCCAGGAACGATTCTCAGCAGGTGCAGAGATCCCTTGAGTTTGAATTGAAGGCTTCAATTCACTGCagcctctctttccctctccattAGATTCATGGCTCATTACCTGCTGATGTCTTTGTTCACAGAGCATATTTTGGTCAGGGAAACAATGGCAGGATCTGTAATGGGTTACTGTAGGAATGTTTTCTTTCACTAGGTCTGCACAGGGCTTAATGTTTACCAGGTAAGTGATGGAAGGCGATGAACAGCAAGAACTGTCCTCCAACAGGACCCTTCTGTTGTCTTCTGTGGCCTCATTTGTGATAAAGTATGTGTTGGGAGTCACAATGAAATATCCTTCTCCTGTATGatagatttttctttccttaattaGAGCGCCAAGGATATTATACAATAAATTGTGGGAGGGCACTGCAATGCCTACAACAAAGAGACAAGCTATTTCAAACCAGAaaagttttcaaataaaatggCCTACTGAGAGGGCCATGATGAGACTGTACAAAGTCTCAAACACATTAGCACTTTGATGTTGCAGGGAAATGGGATATTTTTCAGATTTACAGAAAACATTTAAGGGAAGTAGCTGCCACCCTATCAAAATCTGAGAATCAAtattttgagttggaagggcccgcaaggatcatcaagtccagcttgAATGGCCCATATAGGAATCAAATGCACCaccttggcattattagcacTGTGCTCCAACCAGCTGAGCTAGAAGTGATGAACTTAGTGTAAGTAATTTGCTTTTAGGAAGGAAATGGCTTGGCTATGACCAACAAACCTGAATTTGAGGCTGGTTATATTTTTTGATAGCAAACACCAGATGTAGACTCCTACCCAGTCCCTTTGTAGTCAAAGTCAGCTGTGTTCCTGTCTCTTACAGGATGCCTTAGAGTCTCTGTGATCTAACAGTCTATTTTATGCAATTCCATATCTGGCACATAAATACCACTTCTGTGTTTTCCCACCCTCTGGAAAGGGCATACTCTCCACATGCCACTGCACTCAGTTCCCTCTTATTCTCAAAGATTTATTACAATCTATGAAAAGGATTACATCCAAGTCAATGTAGTGACACTCACAGATTAATGAGAAGTTTGCACATTCATGTATTCTATCAGGTGCCTGTTAACTTACCCTCCTTCACCTTGCCAGCTTTGCTTGTAAACATTCCCTTGTCCTCTATCAAAAACTCAAGCTTGATGATACAGCCACTTTTTaaaggaggaagaaacaaaCACGTTACCTGGATAATTTTTCACTAACTGCTCCATTAAAGTTTCCTCTGTGACCATCACATGATCTGCATTCATGTCTGATATGGTCCAACATATTCCTTCTGCCAAAGGAACAGAGCCTGACTGGAGGAGAGGATTCATGAGAGCAGGAGTCACATCacctaaaagaaaagaaaattatttgaatgGAATAGTgtttcatttcttctgttagCTGTGAAAGATTTCCACTGAAAATTTCCCTTATCCTCAGCTAATTTTCTTTGGCAAATTACTTGGAAATATTTCTGAGAGGAGGAAAGTGGTGCTAGCACTTGTCAAGAGCCTTTGTAATGAAGGAAACAGAAGGTTGCCTTAAGCATGTTAGTTTGTTTGGTATAAAATTCCAGCCAAACTCATAATTTAGATTAATAAACAGGGAGCTGAGAGAATTATTTCTAACGACTGCTGATTTTTTAGAGGACTGCTTACATGTTAAACCATGCAGAACCTGTATTTCTCCAAGTAGCTAATGGGAAAAGGTCAGCTTCCAACAATCTAAGTACAAAATGTTTTCACCAAGTCAGaacacaaggggaaaaaaagacatgtAATAGTCTTTGTCCCTTCTCTAGCACATAAAATTGAATAGAAATGGTAAAATGCCACTTTTAGACTGGGCTCTAGAACTAGAGATTATTTAGTATACTGGGTAGGGAGCAAAAACGTTTATTACAGCTGCATGCATTTTTCAGGCTACCTCACTACCTGTCCTGGTAGGAgacaaaaacattgtccctgttCTGCATGACAAAAGCAGAAGTTTGGAGGGGCCAAGAGTGTGGCCCAGCTTCCCCAGTGACTCTGCAACCCCAGCCCAGAGGGCTGAAAAGGGTCTTAGTCCTTCACCTTAATTCCCCCATCCTTAAAACACAGATAAAATCTGTCGTCTCCCCTTCCCAAGATGGCAAAGCCAGTAAGGACAAGCCCAGGAAGTACTTCTGACACAATACCTGTGCATGATGTAGCTGAAATAAGTATTTTCCATGAAGTTGTTGATAACAAGGCATGAAGCAGGGACTCACCTGAGGTCTGTGAACGCAGTGAGACAACGACCGCATACACCTTCtcagacaaacaaaaaaccaaaaagccccacctttcttctttttctttagttagaCTAATGGTCTGTTCCCTCGACCAGGTGATGTTCTGCGCTCCTCTGTTCCGTGCTGcacagaaagcccctggctgtgcccagctgccAGGGCAGGCAGAAGGCAGCAGGGACTTCTGGTTCCCTCACAAGGCATGACCCAGTGTTAAATGCTAACAGGAATTTTCCCGCAAGTAAAAAGTGACATTTTATATTAAGCGATGTTCACATTTAACTAAACCGCAGTTGTCTATTGGATGACACTGTAACCCAATATTTATCCTCTAGGCAGAAAACTACAACACAAACACTTCTCTGAGTAAATGAAATACACAACATTGCTTTGAAGAGCTTAAGTTGCTCCTGACCTTTGTTTTACAACTGCTGCTATATTCAACAAAAAGAACtctgaaaagaaaatcctgGCATACAGTTTCCTCAGTGATGTTGCTAGGAAACTCCTTGCAGGTGCAGAAACCATTGCAAGCTTTCTTTTTCTATCAGAAAGGCCATCAGCATTCAGTAATGACTCTTGTGAATAGCTTGCTGTCTGAAGTCTCTGCTGTGAGCACACCGTGCTGCTGCCAATTTTGCCATTTGTTCCTGCAGAGCACCAGAATGCTAAGGAGTAAAATACCAAGTGTCATTAAAATGTATTAATTATCTTTATAGTTGTTATCTTGTTGCTGTTGTCTGTATCTGTTCTGCAGCCTCAAATCCAGTGTTTCCATTCAGGGAAGGCTGTTTCAgaataatatttaaaacaaaacattaagCATAAGCCAGCTTGATACTGAAGGAATTTTAACAAATCTAAAATCATGTTTGAACACAAGTCTGAAGTGATTGTTGCAGAGTCAATAGTGCCCACTTGCTAACAACATAAATATTAGATATCATTCTCGCCTGACTTTGAAATAAAACCCGAAATTGTGGAAGCAAGAATTAGATCATTGGCAACATTGATAAACAATGTGAGTAAAGCCCCAGGCAGTACCCTACAAGCGTCTATCtagtttttattaaaaacttCGTAGATTTACTTTCCATAGCTAAATAACTGTTGTTGCACTTCAAATATTCTCCCAAGTTTGTTGTAAATACATAAAAGCTGATGATCATAAAATAGATTTGCACATGGAGAAGACTTAACAATTTGTGCAAGCTGTGTTTCATAGGCCTAATGCAAACTCACCAGAGCACCATGCTCGTTAAAGCTCCTCAGTGTTCGTCCTTTCACAGCTCAAAAACCCTGCAGAATCCCCTGCCCACTTCCCGACTCTATGTAGATCTGATGACAATCACCTTCCTGCTTTCTTCCTAGTCTTAGGAAGGCCTTGGTTACACCTTTGTGCAGGGAACCTGTCAGCAGTCAAGGAACTCAGCTTCTCCCTTGATGGTTTAGACACAGCCCCATTCCCTTCCACACTCTGCAGGTTTTGCAGAACTACGTTAACCAAAGCCAATCTTGGCAGCTGGCCAGGGCTCAGGTATTCTTATCCTTCCGTTTGCTTTACAGGTCTGTTCAAACTCTGCTCATTACCTGGACACCTAAAACCCAAGAATACCCTTTTCGTAGCACTTACCGATTGCAATGTGGGAAGTCATCTGTAATATGAGCATTGGATAACAAAACTCAGACACAGAAAAGCCTCTGGGTATTCTTGACTAGCACAAAGTGGTATTGTTCCATCTCTGTAATGTGAGCATTACCATTTTTCACTGAGTTTTTTAACAATTGCAGAGTTTTTGCATCTTCAGGCTCTTCAGAAAAATTACATACAAGACAAGTTTTATCTGGGTGAAACCCAGGCGAATTCTGGGGAGTGAACACAGAGGCATTTACTACAACAGCACTCAATTTACTTCTTAAAAGTTCAGGTAAACTGCTTACAGAACAATAAAGGGCTAGGAGTAAAtccattccagaaaaaaaccccgaaacaCCTGTTGATAAAGAGAAGACACAGCATATGGAAATAGAAGATTAATGTTTCTGTTTTGTAGTTGGGAGGATCTGTCATGGAATGGCTTATACAAAAGATGCCACGGATCCTGTGCCTCTCTGCATGACAGCCTTGGCATGTTTGATGTAATTCACTTTTTGCAGAATTGTACCAGGAAGATCATAAGCAAGAGTAGTACTGCTACCAACTGCAA
This window contains:
- the STOX1 gene encoding storkhead-box protein 1 isoform X1; this translates as MVLSNYSDVTPALMNPLLQSGSVPLAEGICWTISDMNADHVMVTEETLMEQLVKNYPGIAVPSHNLLYNILGALIKERKIYHTGEGYFIVTPNTYFITNEATEDNRRVLLEDSSCCSSPSITYLVNIKPCADLVKENIPTVTHYRSCHCFPDQNMLCEQRHQQVMSHESNGEGKRGCSELKPSIQTQGISAPAENRSWDTIKSLASVKAKLKSKRFGIGIFWRSGSKKEKHKKEYSTFSAQFPPQEWPVRDEDDLDNIPRDIEHEIIRCINPTLTVDNLIKHTILMQKFEEQKKYISKEKKYISSGTSAEVSIVRQNHHLSKDCIQKTSSKIAKHTRKTKSKKEKQISRSSGKSHIQKPTSQNVKLEENISLPIKNQEPPDVAVESHLIYKKQIKNPFQDLPWIPHSFHSRGYQGVFNSQLKCQTQKQGRAFQRPQSLASSRPFSCETEQLAVETEADKAKQNNLLHANRSHLQLKKDNLSENGSYLQVSNLQIDNKSKYFLESNISEENVYKRTVKKKSPCSYIEDSGVCKENVEFPFYLKDEHCRRKADTVCELLDGTANEFQNVHLSNYIASVNLAKKNGVKYRPKTDKKSELIFNCDCASHPGSMELESEGFTDNFRLLDQKGRDGDTCNLSHLDENSEGHAPCHLPPGHAFSDTRDWSTAVQKPGAAVSLKACKVSTCAGQHNTTVNECNSGEHGYRGHASFAESTDSSKEHPKPDSTEESWLCSQVLLKGHRKDKETGLTECGNGSAVADCCHADEADSDADTSQNFTHEVGEGEALCALDSQIKEVRNPLGKKDMFFKNTCPVIPEQKHSEGTENHSITGDSGIDSPRWTEKKMKLPAKF
- the STOX1 gene encoding storkhead-box protein 1 isoform X2, whose product is MNPLLQSGSVPLAEGICWTISDMNADHVMVTEETLMEQLVKNYPGIAVPSHNLLYNILGALIKERKIYHTGEGYFIVTPNTYFITNEATEDNRRVLLEDSSCCSSPSITYLVNIKPCADLVKENIPTVTHYRSCHCFPDQNMLCEQRHQQVMSHESNGEGKRGCSELKPSIQTQGISAPAENRSWDTIKSLASVKAKLKSKRFGIGIFWRSGSKKEKHKKEYSTFSAQFPPQEWPVRDEDDLDNIPRDIEHEIIRCINPTLTVDNLIKHTILMQKFEEQKKYISKEKKYISSGTSAEVSIVRQNHHLSKDCIQKTSSKIAKHTRKTKSKKEKQISRSSGKSHIQKPTSQNVKLEENISLPIKNQEPPDVAVESHLIYKKQIKNPFQDLPWIPHSFHSRGYQGVFNSQLKCQTQKQGRAFQRPQSLASSRPFSCETEQLAVETEADKAKQNNLLHANRSHLQLKKDNLSENGSYLQVSNLQIDNKSKYFLESNISEENVYKRTVKKKSPCSYIEDSGVCKENVEFPFYLKDEHCRRKADTVCELLDGTANEFQNVHLSNYIASVNLAKKNGVKYRPKTDKKSELIFNCDCASHPGSMELESEGFTDNFRLLDQKGRDGDTCNLSHLDENSEGHAPCHLPPGHAFSDTRDWSTAVQKPGAAVSLKACKVSTCAGQHNTTVNECNSGEHGYRGHASFAESTDSSKEHPKPDSTEESWLCSQVLLKGHRKDKETGLTECGNGSAVADCCHADEADSDADTSQNFTHEVGEGEALCALDSQIKEVRNPLGKKDMFFKNTCPVIPEQKHSEGTENHSITGDSGIDSPRWTEKKMKLPAKF